Proteins from a genomic interval of Trichoderma breve strain T069 chromosome 2, whole genome shotgun sequence:
- a CDS encoding major facilitator superfamily domain-containing protein translates to MSHSSDSVHLPNNPLAKDEMDLCLGTSISRYAVQESTESRQGTPTEKSIPPSDIGVMPWIQIAGAFCLMFTSWGIVVSYGTFQQYYTSGGGIVDEASSSTIAWIVSLQAFLLMFGAALTGTLYDAGYFRTMMYCGSFLMVFGLMMTSLANKYWQFILAQSLCTGSGMGLVALGALATPGTWGIIFPIALRHLIPMIGFGWAVRVMGFIVLFMLMLPLSISKQRLPANKRRILIDFKSLGQIEFGLYCLSIFLAFLGFFTFYTFIESWAIATQLNTDGVAPYYILTITNASSSFGRILPNYTADKIGPLNIQVPATLIAGVLVFTWIPAQSMGSVMAIAILYGFFSGSLVSVPPTAIASMTANMNELGGRIGMCFLAMAFGSLIGSPVTGAIVQSVGYDNARIYAGIMLLAGATTMAVLSIRIQ, encoded by the exons ATGTCTCATTCATCCGACTCAGTACATCTTCCTAACAACCCCCTCGcaaaagatgagatggacttGTGTCTTGGCACAAGCATCAGTCGATATGCGGTCCAGGAATCAACTGAAAGCCGGCAAGGAACTCCTACTGAAAAGTCTATCCCGCCTTCAGACATCGGCGTTATGCCATGGATCCAGATTGCTGGGGCGTTCTGCCTCATGTTCACCTCATGGGGAATTGTGGTATCTTACGGTACTTTTCAACAATATTATACAAGTGGTGGCGGCATTGTTGAcgaggcatcatcatcaacaattGCTTGGATTGTTAGCCTACAGGCCTTCCTTCTCATGTTTGGCGCCGCGCTCACCGGGACGCTCTATGATGCCGGATACTTCCGGACCATGATGTATTGTGGCTCCTTCTTGATGGTTTTTGGCCTCATGATGACCTCGCTGGCCAATAAATACTGGCAGTTCATTCTTGCTCAGTCTTTATGCACTGGCAGTGGGATGGGTCTTGTTGCCCTTGGAGCTCTTGCGACGCCAGGTACGTG GGGCATTATTTTTCCAATTGCCCTACGCCATCTCATCCCGATGATTGGGTTTGGCTGGGCCGTTCGCGTCATGGGATTCATCGTATTATTTATGCTCATGTTGCCgctttccatctccaaacaACGTCTACCCGCCAACAAGCGGCGTATTCTTATAGACTTCAAGTCGCTCGGTCAAATCGAATTTGGCCTCTACTGCCTAAGCATCTTTCTGGCTTTCCTTGGATTCTTCACCTTCTATACTTTCATCGAATCATGGGCTATTGCAACTCAGCTCAATACAGACGGTGTAGCACCATACTACATCCTCACCATTACCAATGCATCGAGCAGCTTTGGACGAATCCTGCCAAATTACACGGCTGATAAGATCGGGCCTCTCAATATTCAGGTTCCTGCGACTCTCATTGCCGGCGTGTTGGTCTTTACTTGGATACCTGCCCAATCAATGGGCTCAGTTATGGCTATCGCAATATTATATGGGTTTTTTTCAGGATCTCTTGTCTCTGTACCTCCAACTGCTATTGCTAGTATGACAGCTAATATGAATGAGCTCGGTGGTCGAATAGGTATGTGCTTTCTTGCAATGGCCTTTGGGTCGCTTATAGGAAGCCCTGTTACAGGTGCTATTGTACAATCTGTTGGGTATGATAACGCTAGGATTTATGCTGGCATTATGTTGTTAGCTGGCGCAACAACGATGGCGGTGCTAAGTATACGCATCCAATGA
- a CDS encoding short chain dehydrogenase domain-containing protein — protein sequence MSSPKSILLIGGSRGIGLGILSVFPEATIFATARDPSKANELQDVVNANKGRVQVIAADANDSNSLHLAAEEIGRLTDSLDIVIYNSGILNGFGNLLEVGIQPLIENITTNVYGAYYTATEFVPLLLKSKYEKKTLVLLSSSFASMQLSDETSAVHESLFGSGYDATAMYNISKTALNRLGKELDIVLGRQGLPVVLIHPGLVKTDMNPYGDIDISESVSGVVNVIQSFKAGKKNFYDWSGNELPW from the exons ATGTCTTCTCCAAAGTCAATTCTACTAATTGGTGGCTCTCGCGGTATTGGGCTGGGTATT TTGTCTGTTTTCCCCGAAGCAACTATCTTCGCAACCGCAAGAGAtccaagcaaagcaaatgAGCTTCAAGACGTTGTCAATGCAAACAAGGGTCGCGTTCAAGTTATTGCGGCTGATGCCAATGACTCAAACTCGCTTCATTTAGCTGCCGAAGAGATTGGTCGACTAACTGACTCTTTGGATATTGTGATATACAACTCCGGTATCCTAAATGGTTTTGGAAACCTCTTGGAAGTGGGTATTCAGCCATTGATCGAAAACATCACGACAAATGTCTATGGAGCATACTATACTGCAACTGAGTTTGTACCTCTTTTGTTAAAGTCCAAGTACGAAAAGAAGACTCTGGTCCtgctttcatcttcatttgcGTCTATGCAATTGAGCGACGAAACCTCAGCGGTCCACGAATCACTGTTCGGGAGTGGCTATGATGCGACTGCAATGTATAATATCTCGAAG ACCGCCCTCAATCGCCTGGGAAAAGAACTTGACATTGTGCTTGGCCGACAGGGCCTACCGGTTGTCCTTATTCACCCAGGATTGGTAAAGACAGATATGAATCCATATGGAGATATTGACATCTCTGAGAGTGTCTCAGGTGT TGTCAATGTTATACAGTCATTTAAGGCGGGAAAGAAGAATTTTTATGACTGGAGTGGAAATGAGCTGCCGTGGTAG
- a CDS encoding amidase domain-containing protein — MTQGDYRAIAHEKRLQRSQKIPTAWRLDDDKRQESINPLEVPITCGILNDTEIDITSKYDATSLLMGIKIGTWSVEQVTTAFCKRAAIAHQMVNCLTEIFFDEAIERARQLDKQRQEFIGGKTLPPLFGLPISIKDTFQIQGHDTSTGLACYVNAPAKEHSAIAAMLLDLGAVLYCKTNVPQTVMTGDSDNNVFGRTLNPRNASMTAGGSTGGEGALLALRGSVLGVGTDIGGSIRVPSICNGIYGMKPSSGLIPHGGTRELTVPGTDGVRSSVGPMATTFRDCALFLKSITQADTWKYDSNVVSLPWRDLKPSKRLRIGLVEDDGFYTPVPPVRRGLKKAVDKLQQSNAVDIVPLTLPKSDGWYGDLISYFTLMGNEYYLEQLNRTGEPLVPSVKALGLLSEEKTSLLSGQKTTLQGFFDLNVRRAEVASTYLRFFRDNNLDAILMPPAPHTALPLDTWTTVTSTGLWNYLDYPAVVVPVDVVTDADSIDDASNAKYGHQDAELYKLYTGPEFYKGLPIAVQVVGYRHQDEALAATAGILDSIINGERL, encoded by the exons ATGACTCAAGGAGACTACAGGGCTATTGCCCATGAGAAAAGGCTACAGAGGAGTCAAAAGATTCCTACTGCCTGGAGACTCGACGATGACAAGCGTCAAGAATCCATTAATCCTTTGGAGGTACCGATTACTTGTGGTATTTTAAACGATACTGAGATCGATATCACGTCCAAATACGACGCAACAAGCCTGCTAATGGGCATCAAAATTGGTACATGGTCTGTTGAGCAAGTCACGACAGCGTTTTGCAAGCGGGCGGCTATCGCTCACCAGATG GTAAATTGTTTGACAGAAATTTTTTTCGACGAGGCAATCGAGCGCGCTCGTCAACTTGATAAACAGCGACAAGAATTTATAGGCGGCAAGACACTCCCTCCACTGTTCGGCTTGCCTATCTCAATCAAAGATACGTTCCAAATTCAGGGCCATGACACATCAACTGGTTTAGCTTGCTACGTCAACGCACCAGCAAAAGAGCATAGTGCTATCGCCGCTATGTTGCTTGACCTCGGTGCCGTCCTCTATTGCAAGACAAATGTTCCGCAGACTGTCATGACCGGGGACAGTGATAACAATGTGTTTGGCAGGACACTCAATCCCAGAAACGCCTCAATGACTGCGGGTGGTAGCACAGGTGGTGAGGGTGCCCTGCTTGCTCTTAGAGGAAGCGTCCTTGGGGTTGGTACTGATATCGGCGGAAGCATACGTGTGCCATCTATTTGTAATGGAATCTATGGAATGAAACCGAGTTCAGGCCTGATTCCTCATGGCGGTACGCGGGAACTTACAGTGCCGGGCACGGATGGAGTGCGATCGAGTGTTGGGCCAATGGCAACCACATTCCGGGACTGCGCTCTCTTTCTCAAGTCCATAACGCAGGCTGACACGTGGAAATATGATAGCAATGTAGTCTCATTGCCATGGAGAGATCTGAAACCAAGCAAAAGACTACGAATTGGTCTGGTCGAAGATGATGGTTTCTATACACCAGTGCCCCCCGTGAGGAGGGGCTTGAAGAAGGCAGTGGACAAGCTTCAACAAAGCAACGCCGTGGATATTGTTCCCTTGACCCTGCCGAAGAGCGATGGTTGGTATGGTGACTTGATTTCTTATTTTACTCTAATGGGCAATGAG TACTACCTTGAACAGCTTAACCGAACAGGAGAGCCATTGGTGCCATCAGTCAAGGCACTTGGTCTCTTGTCGGAGGAGAAAACATCTCTCTTGTCGGGACAGAAAACAACGCTTCAAGGATTTTTCGACCTAAATGTCCGTCGGGCTGAAGTCGCTAGTACCTATCTTCGTTTCTTTCGCGACAACAATCTGGATGCTATTCTGATGCCCCCAGCACCTCATACTGCGCTACCTTTGGATACTTGGACAACGGTCACTTCCACAGGCTTATGGAACTACCTGGACTACCCGGCGGTAGTGGTTCCTGTAGATGTTGTGACGGACGCGGATTCCATTGACGACGCCAGTAACGCGAAATACGGCCATCAGGATGCCGAACTTTACAAGCTCT ATACTGGACCCGAATTTTACAAAGGACTTCCAATCGCTGTTCAGGTGGTCGGCTACCGGCACCAAGATGAGGCGCTGGCCGCCACAGCTGGAATATTGGATTCGATCATCAATGGCGAGCGATTATAA
- a CDS encoding aldehyde dehydrogenase family domain-containing protein, protein MTQDSNPTAASLLGSTSTNFPRSHEKISDPKDTPYFIDNEFRLSQSMNFIPVHDPATNNLVTRVPMMTGDELQLAQIMFRYVSLIKENWDRLAASITLEQGKTFADARGDVLRGLQVAEAACAGPEYMKGEILEVAKDMETRTYREPLGVVAAICPFNFPAMIPLWCIPIATITGNTMVLKPSERDPGAAMILAELAEKAGFPKGVINVVHGAHDTVNFLIDSPVIKAISFVGSNKAGEYIFTRGSANGKRVQANLGAKNHALIMPDSDKEATLDAIVSAAFGAAGQRCMALSVSVFVGESRQWLDELVQRAKTLRVDAGFEHGADLGPVVTPESKARIESLIESAQVEGAQILLDGRGYKPEKYPNGNWVAPTIITDVRQSMQCYKEEIFGPVLVCVNVDTLEAGINLINGNDYGNGAAIFTSSGAVAEKFRRNIEAGQLGNKKSVAGGGASTFYGKPGVNFYTQLKTVTSKWSSASIVPTKAVLSMPTGS, encoded by the exons ATGACACAAGACTCAAACCCAACCGCGGCGAGCTTGCTAGGCTCGACCTCAACCAATTTCCCTCGATCTCATGAAAAAATATCCGACCCAAAGGACACGCCATACTTTATCGACAACGAATTCCGACTGTCTCAATCAATGAATTTCATCCCTGTCCATGATCCTGCGACAAATAACCTGGTTACTAGAGTACCGATGATGACCGGTGACGAATTACAGCTCGCA CAGATCATGTTTCGTTATGTCAGCTTGATCAAAGAGAACTGGGATAGACTCGCTGCTTCCATTACCCTGGAGCAGGGCAAAACATTTGCAGATGCGCGAGGCGATGTGCTACGCGGGCTGCAAGTTGCAGAAGCCGCATGCGCCGGCCCAGAGTATATGAAGGGAGAGATTCTGGAGGTCGCCAAGGACATGGAGACCAGGACTTACAGGGAGCCTCTTGGCGTTGTCGCCGCAATCTGCCCATTTA ATTTCCCTGCAATGATACCTCTTTGGTGCATACCGATTGCTACCATTACTGGAAATACAATGGTGCTGAAGCCTTCTGAGAGAGATCCTGGTGCTGCGATGATTCTTGCTGAATTGGCCGAAAAGGCCGGGTTTCCAAAGGGCGTTATCAACGTGGTACACGGCGCACATGATACAGTTAATTTTCTCATCGATTCTCCCGTTATCAAAGCCATTAGTTTTGTTGGAAGCAACAAAGCTGGAGAATATATCTTCACACGTGGCTCCGCAAATGGGAAGAGGGTGCAGGCAAACTTGGGCGCAAAGAATCACGCATTGATCATGCCTGACAGTGATAAAGAAGCGACCCTGGATGCTATTGTCAGTGCTGCCTTTGGAGCCGCAGGACAGCGTTGTATGGCACTGTCCGTATCAGTATTCGTTGGGGAAAGCCGACAATGGCTTGATGAACTTGTCCAGAGAGCGAAGACTCTGCGAGTTGATGCGGGTTTTGAGCATGGTGCTGATCTTGGTCCTGTTGTTACACCTGAGAGCAAAGCGAGGATTGAATCACTAATTGAGAGTGCGCAAGTCGAAGGTGCTCAAATCCTTCTTGACGGTCGTGGTTATAAGCCAGAGAAGTATCCGAATGGCAACTGGGTTGCTCCAACGATAATCACCGACGTCAGGCAATCTATGCAATGCTATAAAGAAGAGATATTTGGCCCGGTACTAGTGTGTGTTAATGTTGACACTCTTGAGGCAGGTATTAATCTTATCAATGGGAACGACTACGGGAATGGTGCTGCTATTTTCACTTCCTCAGGCGCAGTTGCAGAGAAATTCCGGCGGAACATTGAAGCAGGCCAGCTGG GAAATAAGAAGAGCGTGGCTGGAGGGGGGGCCAGTACTTTTTACGGAAAACCAGGAGTGAACTTTTACACTCAGCTCAAAACTGTCACATCCAAGTGGTCAAGTGCAAGTATTGTACCAACCAAGGCGGTGCTATCGATGCCGACTGGATCATAG
- a CDS encoding hpcH/HpaI aldolase/citrate lyase family domain-containing protein: MSGKGYLEQTNLHTEAKWRSALLTYPGNLQEALREAQKDSKKTLFGVAQGVPSPFLTKVYASTRPDFVWFDVEHGMFDRLVLHDVIHAAQHHSEGQTMAIVRVPKEDEISLTTALDAGAAGIIIPHCESKEEVEEFMKKIYYPPLGGRSFSPWVFTPGISDASLYANDAFNMKTSNKHVAVIAQIESVKGIANVDEIASIPGVSALMFGPGDFMADAGLELTLGQPHPTLAAAMESMSKASKKHNVPLFGAAMNLDMIPMLIESGHRAIMVMLDVWGIANTVKSNLEKARGFLST; this comes from the exons ATGTCAGGCAAAGGGTACCTCGAACAAACCAATTTGCATACAGAGGCAAAATGGAGATCGGCACTCTTAACATATCCCGGAAACCTACAGGAGGCTTTGCGAGAGGCTCAGAAGGATTCTAAAAAGACCTTGTTCGGTGTTGCACAGGGGGTTCCGAGCCCATTTTTAACTAAAGTCTATGCTTCTACTAGACCAGACTTTGTATGGTTTGATGTTGAACATGGCATGTTTGACCGTTTGGTGCTCCATGA CGTCATCCATGCAGCCCAGCACCACTCTGAGGGTCAGACGATGGCCATTGTCAGAGtgccaaaagaagatgagattTCTTTAACTACGGCATTGGACGCGGGCGCTgctggcatcatcattccACACTgcgaaagcaaagaagaggttgaagaatTCATGAAAAAAATTTACTACC CTCCTCTTGGTGGTCGTTCATTCAGCCCATGGGTTTTCACTCCCGGTATCTCAGACGCGTCTTTATATGCGAATGATGCGTTCAATATGAAAACTTCGAACAAACATGTCGCCGTTATCGCGCAAATAGAGAGCGTCAAAGGTATCGCGAATGTGGATGAGATTGCATCCATACCCGGAGTCTCAGCACTAATGTTCGGGCCTGGAGACTTCATGGCAGATGCGGGACTGGAGTTGACTCTGGGACAACCTCACCCTACTCTAGCGGCTGCCATGGAAAGCATGTCCAAAGCTAGCAAAAAACATAATGTTCCTCTCTTCGG CGCAGCTATGAATCTCGATATGATCCCAATGTTGATAGAATCTGGTCATAGAGCCATTATGGTCATGCTAGACGTATGGGGTATTGCCAATACGGTAAAATCGAACCTAGAAAAGGCAAGAGGATTCCTTTCGACTTGA
- a CDS encoding fungal specific transcription factor domain-containing protein produces the protein MVDNTETASLVYLYKKLDEVRVAVETWQPPPLGDITYQVKTVDMVNLLAQARVYRLAALLIIHRLQYPFGQQDSQANIWSNEIMKEFELADWATKQTTRCVTMPYIVAAIEIQDFRSRLKALENVDKYVDKFTPTVQRAAKRFLSRIWLERDDKITYYWFQSVSKPCPILKSFEF, from the coding sequence ATGGTTGATAATACTGAAACAGCATCCCTCGTTTACCTTTACAAAAAGCTTGATGAAGTACGAGTTGCCGTGGAAACATGGCAACCGCCACCCCTGGGAGATATAACCTATCAGGTCAAAACAGTAGACATGGTTAATCTTCTTGCGCAAGCAAGAGTATATCGACTAGCGGCGTTGCTAATCATTCATCGGCTACAGTACCCGTTTGGCCAGCAAGATTCCCAGGCGAATATCTGGTCAAACGAGATTATGAAAGAGTTCGAACTTGCGGACTGGGCTACCAAACAAACTACTCGTTGTGTAACAATGCCATATATTGTCGCGGCAATAGAAATTCAGGATTTTCGCTCACGActcaaggcgctggagaaCGTGGACAAGTATGTCGACAAATTCACCCCGACGGTTCAACGAGCTGCAAAACGATTTCTTTCTCGAATTTGGCTAGAGCGAGACGACAAGATAACTTATTATTGGTTTCAATCAGTCTCTAAACCTTGCCCTATTCTGAAATCTTTCGAGTTCTAG
- a CDS encoding peroxidase domain-containing protein: MAWTRAVAYAVLSSQFWLPTKADYIWPNAQIDELEREVFEQENPFDGPGSTVSFVDGCSGPAERALGIGRSFGAEWIRNAYHDMATADVSAGTGGLDASIVFEMDRSENVGDAFRETLGIFQGSHNTRASMADLFAIGAVMAVGACSNGKVIVPFRGGRVDAAGPGPSGVPEPQQDLPSHTLSFAKQGFDTSEMIALVACGHSVGGVHGVDFPEIVPNPVPTNGATNDNTVTFDTTTDNFDNLVAKEFVANVSQNPLAFGQNETTRSDFRIFNADGGDMISQMASSNDFFLNTCTTMFERMINTVPRDVKLTDVIKPLKIKPRKLSVTVNDDQTLSVSGFIRIVDDLIGANGTQVLIHLASRSGEALPVATGTTSQGLTAGCGYPNCGPSYTYFRFSSTIPAEQGVSSFTVEIIDGSTGKATVYNNGGGGFPVSDAILPMFSLSSQSSITINGSNQLQLNLTAAVLNAELYTNVSLIVPQPSNKTAPISPWIQEIVHMEPLSEISGTNFTLYRGIWQSSGPLTAVSSHPFDLVAQGATKTVSSVFNSWDDVEFV, encoded by the exons ATGGCCTGGACTCGAGCGGTTGCGTATGCTGTTTTAAGCTCGCAATTCTGGCTTCCCACCAAGGCTGATTACATTTGGCCGAATGCGCAGATCGATGAGCTTGAGAGAGAAGTGTTCGAACAAGAAAACCCCTTTGACGGTCCCGGCAGCACTGTTTCTTTTGTGGACGGATGCAGTGGGCCAGCTGAGCGTGCCCTTGGTATAGGGCGTAGTTTTGGTGCTGAATGGATTAGAAACGCCTATCACGACATGGCAACAGCAGATGTGTCTGCTGGAACCGGTGGCCTTGACGCTTCAATTGTTTTCGAGATGGATCGTTCTGAGAACGTTGGAGATGCATTTCGGGAAACACTTGGCATTTTTCAGGGCAGCCATAATACTCGAGCGTCTATGGCTGATCTATTTGCCATAGGCGCTGTGATGGCTGTTGGCGCGTGTTCAAATGGAAAGGTTATTGTTCCATTTAGAGGCGGTCGCGTGGACGCAGCCGGCCCAGGTCCATCTGGTGTTCCGGAGCCTCAGCAAGACCTACCTTCACATACTCTGAGTTTTGCGAAACAGGGATTTGATACATCCGAAATGATCGCACTTGTTGCTTGTGGGCATAGTGTCGGAGGTGTGCATGGTGTGGACTTTCCAGAAATTGTCCCTAATCCTGTGCCAACGAATGGT GCAACGAATGATAATACGGTTACTTTTGACACAACGACGGACAACTTTGACAACCTTGT TGCCAAAGAGTTCGTCGCCAATGTTTCTCAGAACCCACTTGCGTTTGGACAAAATGAAACAACACGATCAGACTTTCGTATCTTCAACGCAGATGGCGGTGATATGATTTCACAGATGGCCTCATCTAATGACTTTTTTCTGAACACGTGTACCACTATGTTTGAGCGCATGATTAATACGGTGCCTAGAGATGTTAAACTGACAGATGTTATTAAGCCTCTTAAGATAAAGCCTCGAAAGTTGTCTGTTACAGTTAACGATGATCAAACCCTCTCAGTATCTGGATTTATACGA ATTGTTGATGACCTAATTGGTGCAAATGGAACACAAGTTCTTATACATTTAGCCTCGCGATCCGGTGAAGCGTTGCCTGTGGCCACTGGAACGACATCACAAGGGCTGACTGCAGGCTGCGGCTATCCTAATTGCGGTCCAAGCTACACCTATTTCAGATTCAGCTCTACAATTCCTGCTGAGCAGGGCGTATCGTCTTTTACTGTCGAAATTATCGACGGCTCAACTGGAAAGGCCACGGTTTATaacaatggcggcggcggattTCCTGTATCTGATGCTATTCTGCCAATGTTTAGCCTTTCAAGTCAGAGCAGCATAACTATCAACGGTAGTAACCAGCTACAACTCAACTTGACCGCAGCA GTTCTAAATGCGGAGTTGTACACAAACGTTTCACTCATTGTTCCGCAACCCTCAAATAAAACCGCTCCAATTAGCCCGTGGATTCAGGAAATAGTTCATATGGAGCCTTTGAGCGAAATTTCTGGAACCAATTTTACACTCTACAGAGGCATATGGCAGAGCAGTGGTCCATTGACAGCAGTCTCTTCGCACCCCTTTGATCTCGTTGCCCAGGGAGCGACAAAAACAGTTTCTAGTGTCTTCAACTCCTgggatgatgttgaatttGTCTAA
- a CDS encoding beta-lactamase domain-containing protein: MSEQHNNTKDFLQGALQKCLQDGVEIGVPGITAAVASSEGLLWSGTAGLANVETKTPFTLEHVSGIGSITKVFMSVVILQLIEERRLNIDDTLQQYVSAEILRGIPHASGATIGQLLSHTSGIPSWEDDPQWIRQGRGSDLDPDKIWTSTEILDYIRYDSDPNLQAPNPQPTPGKYSYSNTNFTFLGLVAEFISSETVSPEGHASIGHSSAKAASLIRSRVLEPLGLNYTYLEGFESPQAGQMPNRYHWVTPTFLSTAGVCPAFPYSKSRPDLLDASKSNMSTEWIAGGNLSHPKDLCTLAIAIRNAKILSSSSLKLMTDLIPITERVWVGHGIFKMRTADGNAWFGHNGSTLGFNGSMFWNEETDVAVAVLGNIGTMHAGKVPGAASVALESEFLALAVKLAGSYSGEKS; this comes from the coding sequence ATGTCTGAGCAACATAATAATACGAAAGATTTCTTGCAAGGCGCATTGCAGAAATGCCTTCAGGATGGCGTTGAGATTGGCGTTCCTGGTATAACGGCTGCGGTCGCATCCTCGGAGGGGCTTCTCTGGTCAGGAACGGCAGGGCTGGCGAATGTGGAAACCAAAACCCCGTTTACTTTGGAACACGTCTCAGGAATTGGAAGCATCACAAAAGTCTTCATGAGTGTGGTTATTTTGCAGCTCATTGAAGAAAGGCGACTCAACATTGATGATACTCTTCAACAGTATGTCTCTGCAGAAATTCTTCGCGGGATCCCTCATGCTTCTGGAGCTACgattggccagcttcttAGCCATACTTCAGGCATCCCAAGCTGGGAAGATGATCCCCAATGGATCCGGCAGGGCCGTGGGTCAGATCTTGATCCTGATAAGATTTGGACAAGCACGGAAATTTTGGACTATATCCGTTATGATAGTGATCCGAATCTTCAAGCGCCGAATCCCCAGCCAACCCCGGGTAAATACTCTTACTCAAACACCAACTTTACCTTCCTAGGTCTGGTTGCGGAGTTTATTTCCTCAGAAACAGTGTCCCCCGAAGGTCATGCATCAATTGGGCATTCAAGCGCTAAAGCTGCAAGTCTGATTCGCTCGCGAGTACTTGAACCTCTGGGTTTGAACTATACCTACCTCGAAGGGTTTGAATCGCCCCAAGCGGGTCAAATGCCCAATAGATACCACTGGGTGACCCCTACGTTCTTATCGACAGCTGGTGTCTGTCCTGCTTTCCCATATTCTAAATCTCGCCCGGATCTCCTAGACGCAAGCAAATCGAACATGTCGACGGAATGGATCGCCGGCGGCAACTTATCGCATCCAAAAGATCTTTGTACTCTGGCAATTGCTATTCGAAATGCTAAAATCTTGTCATCGTCCTCGCTGAAGCTCATGACGGATCTCATACCGATAACAGAGAGAGTATGGGTAGGCCATGGGATCTTCAAGATGCGGACTGCCGATGGTAATGCATGGTTTGGACACAACGGAAGTACTTTGGGGTTCAATGGAAGCATGTTCTGGAATGAGGAAACAGATGTAGCCGTTGCAGTGCTTGGAAATATCGGTACAATGCATGCTGGGAAAGTCCCAGGTGCTGCATCGGTTGCCCTTGAGAGTGAGTTCCTGGCATTGGCAGTAAAACTTGCAGGCTCATATTCCGGGGAGAAATCCTGA
- a CDS encoding zinc-binding dehydrogenase domain-containing protein, producing the protein MALPSTQKKWVIMGQEKGYDELNFTDGPIPSVGDYGVLVKLHAASLNYRDHMIPKGTYIFHLHLPVVGGSDGAGEVIEVGPKVTKWKKGDRVTTLFNPGHQSGPMTRAIMRNGSIGGSFDGTWQQYGVYEENWLVRLASNLSYLEGASLSDCGLTAWNALYGLKAVKPGDWVLVQGTGGVSLFAIQFAKAGGAKVVATTSSTSKYELLQRLGVDHIVNYLEDKDWGVTARNFTPNEEGFDHILDVGGQETLPHSVKAIKPEGIITVIGILTGVETKNASILDALLNTCTFRGIHIGSRDQMDEMMAAIDANKIQPVLDKRVFKLEELREGLEYMEARKHTGKVVIEIP; encoded by the exons ATGGCTCTTCCTTCGACACAGAAAAAATGGGTTATCATGGGACAAGAGAAAGGCTATGATGAATTAAACTTCACCGATGGGCCTATTCCATCAGTTGGAGACTATGGTGTTCTGGTCAAGTTACATGCAGCATCACTGAATTATCGCGATCATATGATTCCAAAG GGAACTTatatctttcatcttcatcttcctgttGTTGGCGGTTCTGATGGGGCTGGGGAAGTTATCGAAGTGGGACCGAAGGTTACCAAGTGGAAGAAGGGCGATAGAGTCACCACGCTCTTCAACCCAGGGCACCAATCTGGACCTATGACAAGGGCTATAATGCGCAACGGAAGTATCGGCGGCTCTTTCGACGGCACCTGGCAGcaatacggagtatatgAAGAGAATTGGCTAGTACGCCTTGCTTCTAATTTGTCGTATCTTGAAGGTGCCTCTCTCTCGGATTGCGGATTAACAGCGTGGAATGCCCTTTATGGATTAAAGGCAGTTAAACCAGGCGATTGGGTTCTAGTTCAAGGAACCGGTGGTGTGAGCCTCTTCGCCATTCAG TTTGCAAAAGCTGGAGGGGCTAAAGTTGTCGCTACAACGTCGTCCACTAGCAAGTACGAGCTACTCCAACGCCTTGGTGTTGACCATATCGTCAATTATTTGGAAGATAAAGACTGGGGAGTCACGGCACGAAATTTCACCCCGAATGAAGAAGGATTTGACCATATCCTTGACGTCGGGGGCCAAGAAACGCTACCTCATAGCGTGAAGGCGATCAAGCCCGAAGGCATCATTACCGTAATTGGAATCTTAACGGGCGTGGAGACTAAAAACGCCAGCATTCTAGATGCACTGTTGAACACCTGCACTTTCCGTGGAATTCACATTGGTTCTAGGGATCAGATGGATGAAATGATGGCAGCAATAGATGCCAACAAGATTCAGCCAGTTTTGGACAAGAGAGTGTTCAAGTTGGAGGAGCTGCGGGAGGGCCTTGAATACATG GAAGCTCGAAAGCATACTGGCAAGGTAGTAATTGAGATTCCTTGA